The proteins below are encoded in one region of Bremerella sp. P1:
- a CDS encoding polyprenol monophosphomannose synthase: MSKIADKTEATPRSDLAKGDEHSVKTGRVLIAIATYNEIENLPILVERLVDTLPEADLLVIDDGSPDGTGQWCEDHAKMNARMHCLHRKGKPGLGSAIIAAMQYAIDNNYDVMINLDADLSHPPEKIPELLEAWQAGASESTVAIGSRYVPGGGITGWPLKRHFMSRGINMYTRWLLWLPMADCSGSFRAYPVNLLRKIDFDSFLSYGYSFFEEVLFHLKEQGATFVEVPFQFVERQYGSSKINMRKAMVAVWTIFRLGLKAWRPW; encoded by the coding sequence ATGAGTAAAATCGCTGACAAAACTGAGGCGACACCCCGTAGCGATCTGGCTAAGGGGGACGAACACTCCGTGAAGACGGGGCGTGTTCTGATTGCCATCGCCACTTACAACGAGATTGAGAACTTACCCATTCTCGTTGAACGACTCGTGGACACTTTGCCTGAGGCGGATTTGTTGGTCATTGATGATGGCTCGCCAGACGGAACCGGCCAGTGGTGCGAAGATCACGCCAAGATGAATGCGCGGATGCACTGCCTTCATCGGAAGGGCAAACCAGGACTTGGTTCTGCGATTATCGCCGCGATGCAATATGCCATCGACAATAACTATGACGTGATGATCAATCTGGATGCCGACCTTAGTCATCCACCTGAGAAGATCCCTGAACTTCTGGAAGCGTGGCAAGCCGGGGCATCGGAGAGTACGGTCGCCATCGGCTCGAGGTATGTTCCCGGAGGCGGCATTACCGGCTGGCCTCTGAAACGCCACTTCATGAGTCGCGGGATCAATATGTACACGCGGTGGCTGCTGTGGTTACCGATGGCCGACTGCAGCGGAAGTTTTCGTGCTTACCCTGTGAACCTGTTGCGAAAGATCGACTTCGACTCGTTTCTTAGCTACGGGTACTCTTTCTTTGAAGAGGTACTCTTCCACTTGAAAGAGCAGGGGGCCACGTTCGTCGAAGTTCCCTTCCAGTTCGTCGAGCGACAGTACGGCAGCTCTAAGATCAACATGCGGAAAGCGATGGTTGCCGTTTGGACGATCTTCCGACTTGGTCTGAAAGCTTGGCGTCCCTGGTAA
- a CDS encoding DUF6807 family protein, producing MFPVRTLIVSCALGLLWLPGVNAAETFQVKVAAQGDAKRAIPLQVDVAVPKSFADVGLVELTTNGGDTLYGQLTKPGLGDPSSDPLARELHLVLPKKMVGPEQEFAVSILENKEGLTEFHFQDEAGKHKDLLFGDRPVLRYMYEAVDSSSEDRRKETMKVYHHLFDPKGENLLTKGPGGLFQHHRGIFYGFNRISYEQDGQKKSADVWHCNKKESQTHEAFVREEVGPVMARQLLEIDWNGQDGKTFATELRQMTVYHVDGAQVIDFTSELTAKADNMKVDGDPQHAGFQYRATQHVPDNTAKQTYYVRPDGKGEPGKFRNWPGNKDHVDLEFNALSFVAFDQRYTCCYLDSPENPKPARFSERDYGRFGSYFATEISQDKPLELNYRLWLQAGEMEVAEVKQLRDDFVDPPKVTVEAG from the coding sequence ATGTTCCCTGTACGTACCCTTATCGTTTCCTGTGCCCTTGGTCTGCTGTGGCTTCCTGGCGTCAACGCAGCAGAGACCTTCCAGGTTAAAGTGGCTGCTCAGGGGGATGCAAAGCGGGCAATTCCTCTCCAAGTTGATGTTGCTGTCCCGAAAAGCTTTGCCGATGTCGGACTGGTTGAACTGACGACCAACGGTGGAGACACGCTTTACGGCCAACTGACCAAGCCAGGTCTCGGCGACCCTTCATCCGATCCGCTGGCCCGTGAGCTGCATCTTGTTTTGCCGAAGAAGATGGTAGGACCCGAGCAAGAGTTCGCCGTTTCTATTTTGGAAAACAAAGAGGGGCTGACGGAGTTCCACTTCCAAGATGAAGCAGGTAAACACAAAGATCTGTTGTTCGGCGATCGTCCCGTGCTTCGTTACATGTACGAGGCGGTAGATTCCAGCTCGGAAGACCGTCGCAAGGAAACGATGAAGGTCTATCATCACCTGTTTGATCCGAAGGGAGAGAACCTTCTCACGAAGGGACCAGGTGGATTGTTCCAGCATCACCGGGGCATTTTCTACGGGTTCAATCGCATCAGCTACGAGCAAGATGGCCAGAAGAAGTCTGCCGACGTCTGGCACTGCAATAAGAAAGAAAGTCAAACCCACGAAGCATTCGTTCGTGAAGAAGTTGGCCCGGTCATGGCTCGTCAACTTCTAGAGATCGATTGGAATGGTCAGGACGGTAAGACCTTCGCGACCGAATTGCGTCAAATGACCGTCTATCACGTTGATGGTGCTCAGGTAATCGATTTCACTTCTGAGTTAACGGCCAAGGCCGACAACATGAAGGTCGATGGCGACCCGCAGCACGCTGGCTTCCAATATCGAGCAACTCAGCACGTGCCAGATAACACGGCCAAGCAGACCTATTACGTTCGCCCGGACGGAAAGGGTGAGCCAGGTAAGTTTCGCAATTGGCCAGGCAACAAAGACCACGTCGATCTTGAATTCAACGCACTCAGCTTTGTCGCGTTCGACCAACGCTACACCTGTTGCTATCTGGATTCTCCAGAGAATCCGAAACCGGCTCGCTTCAGCGAACGAGACTATGGACGGTTTGGTTCGTATTTCGCGACCGAGATCTCCCAAGACAAACCGCTAGAGCTTAACTACCGACTCTGGCTTCAGGCTGGCGAAATGGAAGTTGCTGAGGTCAAACAGCTGCGCGACGACTTTGTTGACCCACCTAAAGTTACGGTGGAAGCCGGGTAA
- the acs gene encoding acetate--CoA ligase: MSDGKTGQIDNVMHESRLFPPSEEFASKARVKSVEEYQQKWDEAQADLPAFWDKFAKEELHWFEPYNEVLEWNCPNAKWFVGGKTNVSYNCLDRHLGTPTADKTAILWEGEPGDQRSLTYKELHAEVCKFSNALKSLGVGEGDRVSLYMPMVPELAIAMLACARIGAIHSVIFAGFSAESIADRNNDAHAKVIVTADAGWRRGKELPLKAIVDEALEKSESIEKCVVLKRVGNDIEMKSDRDVWWHELMDAASEDCPATPLDSETPLFILYTSGSTGKPKGILHTTAGYNLYAKKTFEWVFDHRDDDIYWCTADCGWITGHSYVVYGPFSAGATCVMYEGAPNHPDEGRFWEIVEKYKVTILYTAPTAIRAFIKWGDQWVDKHDLSSLRLLGTVGEGINPEAWMWYHKKIGSEKCPIVDTWWQTETGGIMMSPLPGAIATKPGSCTRPLFGIVPGIFDESLNEVGTNQGGMLTITQPWPGMLRGVWGDEERFKETYWSKVPGKYLAGDNARCDEDGYYWIMGRIDDVINVAGHRLSTIEVESALVSHPLVAEAAVVGRPHEVKGEAIAAFVTLKGTDDTEEARDILKQHVRKEIGALAVPDDIRFTATLPKTRSGKIMRRLLRDIASGKEVVGDTTTLEDYSVLAKLREED, from the coding sequence ATGTCGGATGGTAAAACCGGGCAAATTGACAACGTGATGCATGAATCGCGACTCTTCCCCCCGAGTGAAGAGTTCGCGTCGAAGGCCCGGGTTAAGTCGGTCGAAGAGTACCAGCAGAAGTGGGACGAAGCGCAAGCGGACCTGCCTGCGTTCTGGGATAAGTTCGCCAAGGAAGAACTTCACTGGTTCGAGCCCTATAACGAAGTCCTCGAGTGGAATTGCCCCAACGCCAAGTGGTTTGTCGGCGGCAAGACCAACGTCAGCTACAACTGCCTCGACCGACATTTAGGGACTCCAACTGCGGACAAGACAGCCATCTTGTGGGAAGGGGAGCCTGGCGACCAGCGATCACTGACCTACAAAGAACTACATGCCGAGGTTTGCAAGTTTTCCAATGCTCTTAAGAGCCTTGGGGTCGGGGAAGGGGACCGTGTTTCGCTCTACATGCCCATGGTTCCAGAGTTGGCAATTGCCATGCTCGCCTGTGCCCGGATCGGTGCCATCCACTCTGTGATCTTTGCTGGGTTTTCGGCGGAATCGATCGCGGACCGCAATAACGATGCTCATGCGAAGGTCATTGTCACAGCGGACGCTGGCTGGCGTCGCGGTAAAGAATTGCCACTCAAAGCGATCGTTGACGAAGCCCTTGAGAAATCGGAATCGATCGAAAAGTGCGTCGTGCTGAAACGCGTCGGCAATGATATCGAGATGAAATCCGATCGGGATGTCTGGTGGCACGAGCTGATGGATGCCGCCTCGGAGGACTGCCCGGCGACACCGTTGGATAGCGAAACTCCGCTGTTCATTCTGTACACCAGCGGTTCCACCGGAAAGCCAAAGGGCATTCTGCATACGACTGCCGGATACAACCTGTACGCGAAAAAGACCTTTGAGTGGGTCTTTGATCACCGCGATGATGACATTTACTGGTGTACGGCTGACTGCGGATGGATCACCGGCCACAGCTACGTGGTGTACGGTCCATTCTCGGCGGGGGCGACATGCGTGATGTACGAAGGTGCCCCGAATCATCCAGATGAAGGTCGGTTCTGGGAAATCGTTGAGAAGTACAAGGTCACCATTTTGTACACGGCTCCGACGGCCATTCGTGCCTTTATCAAGTGGGGCGACCAGTGGGTCGACAAGCACGATCTATCGAGCTTGCGGCTGCTTGGCACCGTGGGCGAAGGCATCAATCCTGAAGCCTGGATGTGGTACCACAAGAAGATCGGTTCCGAGAAGTGCCCAATCGTTGATACCTGGTGGCAGACCGAGACGGGCGGCATCATGATGTCGCCGCTACCCGGGGCCATCGCCACGAAGCCTGGCAGTTGTACCCGGCCGTTATTTGGTATCGTGCCTGGTATCTTTGATGAATCGCTCAACGAAGTTGGAACCAACCAAGGCGGAATGCTCACGATCACGCAGCCATGGCCAGGTATGCTGCGAGGCGTTTGGGGTGACGAAGAGCGTTTCAAGGAAACCTATTGGTCGAAAGTCCCTGGTAAGTACCTGGCAGGCGATAACGCCCGTTGCGATGAAGATGGTTACTACTGGATCATGGGTCGAATCGACGACGTCATCAATGTCGCCGGTCACCGGTTGAGTACCATTGAAGTTGAGAGTGCGTTGGTGTCGCATCCTCTCGTTGCGGAAGCGGCGGTTGTCGGTCGTCCACATGAAGTGAAAGGAGAAGCAATTGCTGCCTTCGTCACGCTCAAGGGAACGGACGATACTGAGGAAGCCCGCGACATTTTGAAGCAGCATGTCCGTAAGGAAATCGGCGCTCTGGCTGTACCTGATGATATCCGCTTCACCGCTACCTTGCCGAAGACTCGTAGTGGAAAGATCATGCGTCGCTTGCTACGCGACATTGCATCGGGCAAAGAAGTGGTCGGTGACACGACGACACTCGAGGATTATTCGGTGTTGGCCAAGCTTCGCGAAGAAGATTAA